From Diaminobutyricibacter sp. McL0608, one genomic window encodes:
- a CDS encoding ABC transporter ATP-binding protein, whose amino-acid sequence MKLELRGITKRFGALVANDHIDLTVEPGEIHCLLGENGAGKSTLMNVLYGLYQAEEGDILLDDEVQRFNGPGDAMKAGIGMVHQHFMLIPVFTVAENVMLGHEQTKFGGRLDLPAARKRVQEISARFGFHLDPDALIEDLPVGVQQRVEIIKALSRDAKVLVFDEPTAVLTPQETDELMEIMRQLKAQGTAIVFITHKLREVREVADRITVIRLGKVVGEVAPTATNTEMASMMVGRAVELTVHKEPATPGDAALVVNELSVIDPIGQLVVNRVSFEVRAGEILAIAGVQGNGQTELTEALLGLQPRVTGTIELDGKPITGLSVRKVLDTGVGFVPEDRNEDGLVGEFTIAENLMLDRSTSAPFVKGGNLQLGYRAEFAEQKVEEFDVRSQGIDTKVGRLSGGNAQKVVLARELSRDLRLFVAAQPTRGLDVGSIEFVHKRIVATRDAGLPVIVVSTELDEVAALADRIAVMYRGGIVGIVPGNTSRDVLGLMMAGEHPADAGVAA is encoded by the coding sequence ATGAAGCTCGAACTTCGCGGCATCACGAAGAGATTCGGTGCCCTGGTCGCAAACGACCACATCGATCTCACGGTAGAACCCGGTGAGATCCATTGCCTTCTCGGTGAGAACGGCGCAGGCAAGTCCACCCTGATGAACGTGCTCTACGGCCTCTACCAGGCCGAAGAGGGCGACATCCTGCTCGACGACGAAGTCCAGCGCTTCAACGGCCCCGGCGATGCGATGAAGGCGGGAATCGGCATGGTGCACCAGCACTTCATGCTCATCCCCGTGTTCACGGTGGCCGAGAACGTGATGCTCGGTCACGAGCAGACGAAGTTCGGCGGGCGCCTCGACCTCCCGGCGGCCCGCAAGCGCGTCCAGGAGATCTCGGCGCGATTCGGTTTTCACCTCGACCCTGATGCCCTGATCGAGGACCTCCCTGTCGGCGTCCAGCAGCGGGTCGAGATCATCAAGGCGCTCTCCCGCGACGCCAAGGTCCTCGTCTTCGACGAGCCGACCGCGGTCCTCACACCCCAGGAGACGGATGAACTGATGGAGATCATGCGTCAGCTCAAGGCGCAGGGCACCGCCATCGTCTTCATCACCCACAAGCTGCGTGAGGTCCGCGAGGTCGCCGACCGCATCACGGTCATCCGCCTCGGGAAGGTCGTCGGCGAGGTCGCCCCGACCGCGACGAACACCGAGATGGCCTCGATGATGGTGGGCCGCGCGGTCGAGCTCACCGTGCACAAGGAGCCGGCCACGCCAGGGGACGCCGCGCTCGTCGTCAACGAGCTCTCCGTCATCGACCCGATCGGCCAGCTCGTCGTCAACCGGGTGTCGTTCGAGGTGCGCGCAGGGGAGATCCTCGCGATCGCCGGCGTTCAGGGCAACGGCCAGACCGAGCTGACCGAAGCGCTGCTCGGCCTCCAGCCGCGTGTCACCGGCACCATCGAGCTCGACGGAAAGCCGATCACCGGCCTCAGCGTGCGCAAAGTACTCGACACCGGCGTCGGCTTCGTGCCGGAGGACCGCAACGAAGACGGCCTCGTCGGTGAGTTCACCATCGCCGAGAACCTCATGCTCGACCGCTCCACCAGCGCACCGTTCGTCAAGGGCGGGAACCTCCAGCTCGGCTACCGCGCAGAGTTCGCCGAGCAGAAGGTCGAGGAGTTCGACGTGCGCTCGCAGGGCATCGACACGAAAGTCGGACGTCTCTCCGGCGGCAACGCCCAGAAAGTCGTTCTGGCACGCGAGCTGAGCCGCGATCTGCGGCTGTTCGTGGCTGCCCAGCCGACGCGAGGACTCGACGTCGGTTCCATCGAATTCGTCCACAAACGCATCGTCGCGACCCGCGACGCGGGGCTTCCCGTGATCGTGGTCTCGACCGAGCTCGACGAGGTCGCGGCCCTTGCCGACCGCATCGCCGTGATGTACCGCGGCGGCATCGTCGGAATCGTGCCGGGGAACACATCGCGTGACGTCCTCGGCCTCATGATGGCCGGAGAGCACCCGGCGGATGCGGGGGTCGCAGCATGA
- a CDS encoding ABC transporter permease codes for MSTATTTVQPDAGPIVLERTQIKSWKAPIALGVFAIIGLILFFGLSRSGESSFRFTEPGDVIKLSVLTVPTAATCIVVAIILVLLAALSWFLVWRVGKSPLWLAIVFAVIFMFGFLTWAAAGHTVPFTGLLLGSVSLSVPLVFGALGGVISERGGVVNVAIEGQLLAGAFASAVIASATHNVFAGLVGAMVAGVLVSFVLGAFAIKYLVDQVIVGVVLNVLVTGLTSFLFSQVLSANPTVLNAPPRLSRFPIPFLSDIPIVGPVLFNQSLIVYLMYIAIFAVWFGLFHTRWGLRLRSVGEHPKAADTVGINVTGTRFWNVSLAGAVAGLGGAYFTLVSAPGFGKEMTAGAGFIALAAVIFGRWDPIRATLAALLFGFASYLQTTLSIIGSPVPSEFMLMLPYLVTIFAVAGLVGQSRAPAADGKPYIK; via the coding sequence ATGAGCACCGCAACGACCACCGTCCAGCCCGACGCCGGGCCCATCGTCCTCGAGCGCACCCAGATCAAGAGCTGGAAGGCGCCGATCGCGCTCGGCGTGTTCGCGATCATCGGGCTCATCCTCTTCTTCGGGCTGTCCCGCTCGGGTGAAAGCAGCTTCCGCTTCACCGAACCGGGTGACGTGATCAAGCTGAGTGTGCTCACGGTGCCCACGGCCGCGACTTGCATCGTCGTGGCGATCATCCTCGTGCTGCTCGCCGCGCTCAGCTGGTTCCTCGTGTGGCGGGTGGGTAAATCGCCGCTGTGGTTGGCCATCGTGTTCGCCGTCATCTTCATGTTCGGGTTCCTGACCTGGGCCGCGGCAGGCCACACGGTACCGTTCACCGGACTCCTGCTTGGAAGCGTGAGCCTTTCCGTGCCCCTCGTCTTCGGCGCGCTCGGCGGTGTCATCTCCGAGCGAGGCGGCGTCGTGAACGTCGCGATCGAGGGGCAGCTGCTCGCCGGTGCGTTCGCATCGGCCGTGATCGCGTCAGCCACGCACAACGTGTTCGCCGGGCTGGTCGGGGCAATGGTCGCCGGAGTGCTCGTCTCGTTCGTCCTCGGGGCGTTCGCGATCAAATACCTGGTCGACCAGGTGATCGTCGGCGTCGTGCTCAACGTTCTGGTGACCGGACTGACGAGCTTCCTCTTCTCCCAGGTGCTCTCGGCCAACCCGACCGTGCTGAATGCACCGCCGCGTCTGTCGCGGTTCCCCATCCCGTTTCTCAGCGACATCCCGATCGTGGGCCCGGTGCTGTTCAACCAGTCGCTGATCGTGTACCTGATGTACATCGCGATCTTCGCGGTGTGGTTCGGCCTGTTCCACACCCGCTGGGGACTTCGCCTGCGGTCCGTCGGCGAGCACCCGAAGGCCGCTGACACCGTAGGCATCAACGTCACGGGGACGCGGTTCTGGAACGTCTCGCTCGCCGGCGCGGTTGCCGGTCTGGGAGGCGCGTACTTCACGCTCGTGTCGGCTCCCGGCTTCGGCAAAGAGATGACAGCGGGCGCGGGCTTCATCGCTCTCGCAGCGGTGATCTTCGGTCGCTGGGACCCCATCCGGGCCACCCTCGCCGCGCTGCTGTTCGGTTTCGCGTCCTATCTGCAGACCACGCTGAGCATCATCGGCTCGCCGGTACCCAGCGAATTCATGCTGATGCTGCCCTATCTCGTCACGATCTTCGCGGTTGCAGGCCTCGTCGGGCAGTCGAGGGCCCCCGCGGCCGACGGCAAACCGTACATCAAGTAG
- a CDS encoding ABC transporter permease, with protein sequence MSQVATEPDTRSAPSVEPPSRWQVAMRDILGGSVIISILAVVIALVIGAILIAITDPGVQKASGYFFSRPTDTFQAIWNSVSSAYVSLFQGSIYNFRRPTFAGGIRPLTESLTFATPLIAGGLGVGLAFRVGMFNIGGRGQILIAAGVAGWVGWSFNLPPVIHLVVAIIAGLIGGALWGGIAGLLKARTGAHEVIVTIMLNYVAFYLLSYFLRTPGLFQAPGSNNPKSPPVKANAILPPMFGDQFNLTWAFVIVIAMTVFVWWLLSRSSLGFRFKAVGENPNAARVAGIDVKNVYFVAMLFSGALVGFAGISQALGTFPQGITADLDASIGFDAITVALLGRSRPWGIFIAGLLFGALKAGSFTMQAANNIPIDIVLVVQSLIVLFIAAPPLVRAIFRLPTPGEEPKRQRPIVTKEVAAK encoded by the coding sequence ATGAGCCAGGTGGCAACCGAGCCGGACACGCGCTCTGCACCATCCGTCGAACCGCCGTCGCGCTGGCAGGTGGCGATGCGGGACATCCTCGGCGGCAGCGTCATCATCTCGATCCTCGCCGTAGTGATCGCGCTCGTCATCGGCGCGATCCTCATCGCGATCACCGACCCCGGCGTCCAGAAGGCGTCCGGATACTTCTTCTCGCGGCCCACCGACACGTTCCAGGCGATCTGGAACTCGGTGTCGAGCGCGTACGTCTCCCTCTTCCAGGGTTCGATCTACAACTTCCGGCGGCCGACATTCGCCGGGGGCATCCGCCCGCTGACGGAGAGCCTGACGTTCGCAACGCCGCTCATCGCGGGCGGTCTCGGCGTCGGCCTCGCCTTCCGGGTCGGCATGTTCAACATCGGTGGACGCGGCCAGATCCTGATCGCAGCCGGTGTGGCCGGCTGGGTGGGCTGGTCGTTCAACCTTCCGCCCGTCATCCACCTGGTCGTGGCCATCATCGCCGGGCTCATCGGGGGCGCGCTGTGGGGCGGTATCGCAGGTCTCCTGAAGGCCCGCACCGGTGCCCACGAGGTGATCGTGACGATCATGCTCAACTACGTCGCCTTCTACCTGCTGTCCTACTTCCTGCGCACACCGGGCCTGTTCCAGGCGCCGGGATCGAACAACCCGAAGTCGCCCCCGGTGAAAGCGAACGCCATCCTGCCGCCGATGTTCGGCGACCAATTCAACCTCACCTGGGCGTTCGTGATCGTCATCGCCATGACGGTGTTCGTGTGGTGGCTTCTCAGCCGTTCGTCACTCGGATTCCGGTTCAAGGCGGTTGGCGAGAACCCGAACGCGGCACGCGTAGCTGGTATCGACGTGAAGAACGTCTACTTCGTGGCCATGCTCTTCTCGGGTGCCCTCGTCGGATTCGCCGGCATCAGCCAGGCGCTCGGCACGTTCCCTCAGGGCATCACCGCCGACCTGGATGCGAGCATCGGATTCGATGCGATCACCGTCGCCCTGCTCGGCCGGTCGCGCCCCTGGGGCATCTTCATCGCCGGCCTGCTGTTCGGTGCGCTGAAGGCAGGTAGCTTCACGATGCAGGCGGCCAACAACATCCCGATCGACATCGTGCTCGTCGTACAGTCCCTGATCGTGCTCTTCATCGCGGCGCCGCCGCTGGTGCGCGCGATCTTCCGGTTGCCGACGCCCGGAGAGGAACCGAAGAGACAGCGACCCATCGTCACGAAGGAGGTGGCTGCAAAATGA
- a CDS encoding cytidine deaminase: MTDLAIDWDALREAARSAMKNAYAPYSEFPVGAAALVDDGRIVSGCNVENASYGVTLCAECGLVSALHMSGGGQLVAFTCVDGHGNILMPCGRCRQLLYEHSAHDMVLETVSGIRTIDEVLPDAFGPRQLTDYKGQD, translated from the coding sequence ATGACCGACCTCGCGATCGACTGGGATGCGCTGCGCGAAGCCGCGCGCTCGGCGATGAAGAACGCCTACGCGCCCTACTCGGAATTCCCGGTGGGCGCGGCTGCCCTGGTGGACGACGGCCGCATCGTGAGCGGATGCAACGTCGAGAACGCCAGCTATGGTGTGACGCTCTGCGCCGAATGCGGGCTCGTCTCCGCGCTGCACATGAGCGGAGGCGGACAGCTCGTCGCCTTCACCTGCGTCGACGGTCACGGCAACATCCTGATGCCATGCGGCCGCTGTCGGCAGTTGCTCTATGAGCACTCCGCTCACGACATGGTGCTCGAGACCGTCTCGGGCATCCGCACGATCGACGAAGTTCTGCCCGACGCGTTCGGGCCACGACAGCTGACCGACTACAAGGGACAGGACTAG
- a CDS encoding thymidine phosphorylase — protein sequence MSTTATTGGVEAFDAVDLIHAKRDKGELSTAQIDWLIDAYTRGYVADEQMSAMTMAIFLNGMTRREIRDMTMAMIASGERMSFEGLGKPTTDKHSTGGVGDKITLPLMPLVAVFDVAVPQLSGRGLGHTGGTLDKLESIPGWRANLTNQEMFDQLRDVGGVICAAGSGLAPADGKLYALRDITGTVEAIPLIASSIMSKKVAEGTGALVLDVKFGSGAFLKDIERSRELARTMVDLGRDAGVATSALLTNMNVPLGLAIGNANEVRESVEVLAGGGPSDIVELTVALAREMLALVGKTDVDVEAALTDGRAMDKWREVIRAQGGDPDAPLPVAKETHTVVADRDGVLVEQQALPFGIGAWRLGAGRARKQDPVQHAAGIDLHAKPGDTVRAGQPLFTLSADEPARFERALEAVEGAWRIGGSGDPVLDGGPLIADRIS from the coding sequence ATGAGCACCACCGCCACCACCGGCGGGGTCGAGGCGTTCGACGCCGTCGACCTGATCCACGCCAAGCGCGACAAGGGCGAACTGTCCACCGCACAGATCGACTGGCTGATCGACGCCTACACACGGGGGTACGTCGCCGACGAGCAGATGTCGGCGATGACCATGGCCATCTTCCTGAACGGGATGACCAGGCGCGAGATCCGCGACATGACCATGGCGATGATCGCATCCGGCGAACGGATGTCGTTCGAAGGACTCGGCAAGCCGACCACCGACAAGCATTCGACCGGTGGAGTCGGGGACAAGATCACACTCCCGCTGATGCCCCTGGTCGCCGTGTTCGACGTCGCGGTTCCGCAGCTCTCGGGTCGCGGGCTCGGCCACACGGGAGGAACCCTCGACAAGCTCGAGAGCATCCCGGGCTGGCGAGCCAACCTGACCAACCAGGAGATGTTCGACCAGTTGCGCGATGTGGGTGGCGTGATCTGCGCGGCAGGCAGCGGTCTCGCGCCGGCCGACGGCAAACTGTACGCGCTGCGCGACATCACCGGTACCGTCGAGGCGATCCCCCTGATCGCGTCCTCCATCATGAGCAAGAAGGTCGCCGAGGGCACGGGTGCGCTCGTGCTCGACGTGAAGTTCGGCTCGGGCGCGTTCCTCAAGGACATCGAGCGGTCGCGCGAGCTCGCACGCACGATGGTCGACCTCGGGCGGGATGCTGGGGTCGCCACCTCGGCGCTGCTCACGAACATGAACGTCCCTCTCGGTCTCGCGATCGGTAACGCGAACGAGGTGCGGGAATCGGTCGAGGTCCTCGCCGGCGGCGGACCCTCCGACATCGTCGAACTGACGGTGGCGCTGGCACGCGAGATGCTCGCACTCGTCGGCAAGACCGACGTCGACGTGGAGGCAGCGCTCACGGACGGCCGGGCGATGGACAAGTGGCGTGAGGTCATCCGCGCGCAGGGCGGAGACCCGGATGCGCCGCTTCCGGTTGCGAAGGAGACCCACACCGTCGTCGCGGATCGCGATGGCGTGCTCGTCGAGCAGCAGGCTCTGCCGTTCGGGATCGGGGCGTGGCGACTGGGGGCCGGACGGGCCCGCAAACAGGACCCGGTGCAGCACGCTGCCGGGATCGACCTGCACGCGAAGCCGGGCGACACCGTGCGCGCAGGCCAGCCCCTGTTCACGCTGTCGGCGGACGAGCCGGCGCGTTTCGAGCGCGCGCTGGAGGCTGTCGAAGGCGCATGGCGGATCGGCGGCTCCGGGGACCCCGTCCTCGACGGCGGCCCGCTCATCGCCGACCGTATCTCCTAG